The following are from one region of the Chloracidobacterium sp. genome:
- a CDS encoding TonB-dependent receptor — translation MYHKVTLRNGISSALLSLVLVALLGLNVLAQAGTANISGTIFNEQNEVVPGATVTLISTSQNTRRTAVTNSQGNYSFNLVAPGMYRIEVESTGFKKAATSEFQALVDKTTQLPITLEVGQVSETVTVTTAGIENIINTQDASLGNNFVSEQIVQLPLQGRNVGNLLSLQAAVTPDGSVAGGRSDQANITLDGIDVNEQQNGTAFTPVIRVTPDSIEEFRVTTSNPDASRGRSSGAQIAFLTKSGTNEFRGNLFEYHRNTITTANNFFNNASGIDRPKLIRNLFGGSIGGPIVKDRLFFFYNYEGMREAKETTVNRLVPLASMGQGQLRYLNGAGSLVTLSLAQLNGLVVPGGSAPGPVVDMNPAAIAVFASAASRYPSNNTTLGDGLNTGGYRFNAPLPVDLNAHTANFTWKITNDEKHTLQVAGNYQQDLIANAPQFPDTPSPNTWSHPLRVSGTYTWLIKSNLINRFSYGLTRNAFSNQGDSNENQITFRDAFSPSLFARTFNRVTPVQNITNDVNWTKGDHTFQFGVNFRIIRNERTDFGLAFDNGVANSSFYLGAGTQLTQAVNNLGAGFDVGPSFTLAVQRALANLIGRLSQYGANFNFGIDGQPLTGGVPVVRKWAAEEYDFYAQDSWKINPNLTLNLGLRYGLSTPVYEQEGFQAKPNITLQTYLDRRVAAAAQGQNYTEPLQIVLAGPANDRPGFYSMDWDNWQPRISAAWSPNFNGGILGKIFGNNNDSVIRGGFAITNDYFGQALAVNFDANNRLGFASNQTISANTYNITTNPAPLYTGSSMAIRTLPGITIPGSISFPLQQPLDDQRRIEGSLDDNLVSPINYSWNVSFGRKFGWGIYAEASYVGRIANNLLAARDVMQPNDIRDPISGQTYNEAAGVLEWHRRNRTPVNNVPNQPFFENMYAAGSIDAVLFGAGLSNTRAAYGFMAVTSVTPGCAGPPLFGCYDSGNDWTFLQDIFDRFVGPRLYYNRQYGALSAYGTIASSNYHGGTLSIRQRFKGLTWDMNYTFSRSMDDVSGLQTSGVYGSAFILNALRPQDNYSVSDFDIRHIVNVNAIWDIPIGRGRTFFSGMNKVADAFLGGWQLSTIYRWNTGYPNGFFVDVAGWPTNWNVRSAVVQLRQLVPTPTRLGGPNNNRPNAFTDRLAVYRGFRSPGPGESGDRNITRYPNYAVLDAGLQKSFDMPWNEKHKIKIRWDVFNVTNSVQFTGNADTTFGLDPDLIGSPSPSFGNYTATQGSARIMQFAFRYEF, via the coding sequence ATGTATCACAAAGTGACTCTTCGAAACGGGATCAGCTCAGCATTGTTGAGCCTCGTTTTGGTGGCTTTGTTGGGACTGAACGTTCTTGCTCAGGCCGGTACCGCAAATATCAGCGGAACGATCTTTAACGAGCAGAACGAGGTGGTCCCCGGAGCTACGGTTACGCTGATCAGTACGAGCCAAAACACTCGTCGAACGGCCGTGACCAATTCACAGGGAAACTATTCATTCAACTTGGTGGCGCCGGGCATGTACCGGATCGAAGTTGAATCGACCGGTTTCAAAAAGGCTGCAACATCTGAGTTCCAGGCGTTGGTCGATAAGACCACCCAGTTGCCGATCACTCTCGAAGTCGGGCAGGTGTCCGAAACTGTCACGGTGACTACCGCGGGCATCGAGAACATTATCAACACTCAGGACGCAAGTCTTGGTAACAACTTTGTATCCGAACAGATCGTTCAATTGCCGCTTCAGGGCCGCAACGTCGGTAACCTTCTCAGTCTTCAGGCTGCGGTTACGCCCGACGGTTCGGTTGCAGGCGGACGCAGCGATCAGGCTAACATCACCCTCGACGGTATCGACGTGAACGAACAGCAGAATGGTACTGCTTTTACGCCGGTCATCCGTGTTACCCCCGACTCGATCGAAGAGTTTCGCGTAACCACGTCGAATCCGGATGCGAGCCGCGGCCGCTCATCGGGCGCTCAGATCGCTTTCTTGACCAAGAGCGGAACCAATGAGTTTCGCGGAAACTTGTTCGAATATCACCGCAACACGATCACCACGGCGAACAACTTTTTCAACAATGCATCTGGCATCGACAGGCCGAAACTGATCAGGAACCTCTTCGGCGGTTCGATCGGCGGCCCGATCGTGAAGGATCGCTTGTTCTTCTTCTACAACTACGAAGGCATGCGTGAAGCGAAAGAAACAACGGTCAACCGTTTGGTTCCGCTAGCCAGCATGGGCCAGGGCCAGCTCCGATACCTTAATGGTGCAGGAAGCCTGGTCACGCTTTCACTTGCCCAATTGAACGGACTTGTCGTTCCGGGCGGTTCGGCTCCGGGTCCGGTCGTTGACATGAATCCGGCCGCGATCGCGGTATTTGCCTCGGCGGCCTCCAGATACCCTTCGAACAACACGACGTTGGGAGACGGACTTAACACCGGCGGCTATCGGTTCAATGCACCGCTTCCGGTCGATCTTAACGCTCACACAGCCAATTTCACCTGGAAGATCACAAATGACGAGAAGCATACGCTTCAGGTCGCTGGAAACTATCAGCAGGATCTGATCGCTAACGCTCCTCAATTTCCTGATACGCCGAGTCCGAATACGTGGAGCCATCCGCTTCGTGTATCCGGAACTTACACATGGCTTATCAAGAGCAACCTGATCAACAGGTTCAGCTATGGTTTGACGCGTAATGCTTTCTCGAACCAGGGCGACTCGAACGAGAACCAGATCACTTTCCGTGACGCATTCTCGCCGAGCCTTTTCGCCCGAACCTTTAACCGCGTCACCCCGGTACAGAACATCACCAACGATGTGAACTGGACCAAGGGCGACCATACGTTCCAGTTTGGCGTTAATTTCCGCATAATCCGGAACGAACGCACCGATTTCGGGCTGGCATTCGATAACGGCGTTGCGAATTCCTCGTTCTATCTCGGAGCCGGAACTCAGCTTACTCAGGCAGTAAACAACCTCGGTGCGGGTTTTGACGTCGGACCTTCATTCACACTGGCTGTGCAGCGTGCCCTTGCGAACTTGATCGGGCGGCTTTCTCAGTACGGAGCTAACTTCAACTTCGGCATCGACGGTCAGCCATTGACCGGTGGTGTACCGGTAGTTCGTAAGTGGGCTGCTGAAGAATACGACTTCTATGCTCAGGATTCGTGGAAAATTAACCCGAACCTGACATTGAATCTCGGATTGCGCTACGGCCTCAGTACTCCGGTCTATGAACAGGAGGGCTTCCAGGCAAAGCCGAACATAACCCTTCAGACATACCTTGATCGTCGTGTCGCAGCGGCAGCTCAGGGTCAGAATTACACCGAACCGCTACAGATCGTCCTGGCTGGCCCGGCAAATGACCGACCGGGATTCTATTCAATGGATTGGGACAACTGGCAGCCGCGTATCTCGGCAGCATGGTCGCCTAATTTCAACGGTGGAATACTGGGCAAGATCTTTGGCAACAACAACGATTCGGTCATCCGCGGCGGCTTCGCCATCACGAACGACTATTTCGGACAGGCTTTGGCCGTCAACTTCGATGCCAACAACCGTCTCGGTTTCGCGTCGAACCAAACGATCTCAGCCAATACCTACAACATCACGACCAACCCGGCTCCGCTTTACACGGGGTCGTCGATGGCGATCCGTACGCTGCCCGGAATCACGATACCTGGGAGCATTTCTTTCCCGCTTCAGCAGCCGCTCGACGATCAGCGCAGGATCGAAGGTTCGCTTGACGACAACCTCGTCTCGCCGATCAACTATTCCTGGAACGTCAGCTTTGGACGCAAGTTCGGCTGGGGTATTTATGCAGAAGCATCGTATGTCGGCCGTATCGCCAATAACCTGTTGGCGGCACGTGACGTGATGCAGCCCAATGATATCCGTGATCCGATATCGGGTCAGACATATAACGAAGCAGCTGGTGTTTTGGAATGGCATCGCCGTAACCGAACGCCGGTCAACAATGTTCCTAACCAGCCGTTCTTTGAAAATATGTATGCCGCAGGCAGTATCGATGCTGTTCTGTTCGGTGCCGGACTCTCGAACACCCGTGCTGCGTACGGCTTTATGGCTGTTACGTCAGTAACACCTGGCTGTGCCGGGCCGCCGCTCTTCGGCTGCTACGACAGCGGCAACGACTGGACGTTTCTGCAGGATATTTTCGATCGATTCGTCGGTCCGAGACTATACTACAACCGCCAGTACGGCGCACTATCGGCTTACGGAACGATCGCGAGTTCGAACTATCACGGTGGCACCTTGTCGATCCGTCAGCGTTTCAAAGGCCTTACGTGGGACATGAACTACACGTTCTCAAGGTCAATGGACGATGTTTCGGGTCTGCAGACCAGCGGCGTTTACGGAAGTGCGTTCATCCTGAATGCTCTCAGGCCGCAAGACAACTATTCAGTGTCGGATTTCGATATTCGTCACATCGTTAACGTCAACGCGATCTGGGACATCCCGATCGGCCGTGGCCGCACGTTCTTTAGCGGAATGAACAAGGTCGCCGACGCCTTTTTGGGCGGCTGGCAGCTGAGCACCATCTACCGCTGGAACACGGGTTATCCGAACGGGTTCTTTGTCGATGTCGCCGGCTGGCCGACGAACTGGAACGTCCGCAGTGCGGTCGTTCAGCTTCGCCAACTGGTCCCGACCCCGACGAGACTCGGCGGCCCGAATAACAACAGGCCGAACGCTTTCACGGACAGGCTCGCTGTTTATCGCGGTTTCCGCAGTCCGGGACCGGGAGAATCAGGCGACCGAAACATAACTCGCTATCCGAACTATGCGGTTCTGGATGCTGGTTTGCAGAAGTCGTTTGACATGCCGTGGAACGAAAAGCATAAGATCAAGATCCGCTGGGATGTCTTTAACGTCACGAACTCGGTACAGTTTACCGGCAATGCTGACACGACATTCGGTCTCGATCCGGATCTTATCGGCTCGCCAAGCCCCTCGTTCGGTAACTATACCGCAACACAGGGATCGGCCAGGATCATGCAGTTCGCTTTCAGATACGAATTCTAA
- a CDS encoding tetratricopeptide repeat protein, with amino-acid sequence MNKMFAVLGILIVIFIGAGNLSAQGDVRSAIGLPIPVGASVIWGQVEIKGLKPKEKRPIVTVLLLAEGVEIGRSQLNDQGYYYFLEKARDGAFLVVTVGGTEVGRQPIYSSRGDRFDMVINWSEGLGAEGEPGVVSVKEAYAGRSAENSKRFDKASAAAKDKNTGEAIKIFNEIVTADPNDFVAWTELGTLYFGSSKASDAEKAYKKALELKPDFAIALVNLGKLYLSEKKIDPAVETLTKAVAAEPNSPEAHHYLGEAYLQARKGSLAVGHLNKAIELAPVAKAEVHLRLATLYNAAGMKDRAVAEYKAFLGKVKDYPEAKKIEAYIKENSPK; translated from the coding sequence ATGAATAAGATGTTTGCAGTACTGGGAATCTTGATCGTGATATTTATCGGCGCGGGTAACTTATCCGCGCAGGGCGACGTCAGGTCGGCGATCGGGCTGCCGATCCCGGTCGGTGCTTCGGTCATCTGGGGCCAGGTCGAGATCAAAGGTCTTAAGCCAAAAGAGAAACGGCCGATAGTGACCGTTCTCCTTTTGGCCGAAGGGGTCGAGATCGGGCGTTCGCAACTTAACGATCAGGGGTATTACTATTTTCTTGAGAAGGCCCGAGACGGTGCGTTTCTCGTAGTTACCGTCGGGGGAACCGAGGTCGGCCGCCAGCCGATCTATTCTTCGCGAGGCGACCGTTTTGACATGGTCATCAACTGGAGCGAAGGGCTCGGCGCCGAAGGCGAACCTGGCGTCGTATCGGTCAAGGAGGCGTACGCGGGCCGGAGCGCCGAAAATAGTAAACGGTTTGACAAAGCATCGGCTGCGGCAAAAGACAAAAATACCGGCGAAGCGATCAAGATCTTCAATGAGATCGTTACCGCCGACCCGAATGACTTTGTAGCTTGGACAGAACTAGGAACACTTTATTTTGGGTCATCCAAGGCAAGCGACGCTGAAAAGGCCTATAAAAAAGCCCTGGAATTGAAACCTGACTTCGCGATCGCGTTGGTCAACCTCGGGAAATTGTATTTGAGCGAGAAAAAGATCGATCCGGCCGTCGAGACGCTCACCAAGGCCGTTGCCGCCGAGCCGAACTCGCCCGAAGCTCATCATTATTTGGGCGAGGCTTATTTGCAGGCAAGAAAAGGATCGCTCGCCGTTGGTCATCTGAATAAAGCGATCGAGCTTGCACCGGTGGCAAAGGCTGAGGTTCATCTCCGTCTGGCAACGCTTTACAATGCGGCTGGAATGAAGGATCGGGCAGTTGCCGAATACAAAGCGTTCCTCGGAAAGGTAAAGGACTATCCCGAAGCTAAAAAGATCGAGGCTTATATAAAAGAGAACTCGCCGAAATAA
- a CDS encoding histidine phosphatase family protein encodes MAVTRLYLIRHGQSAGNAEGRFGGHGPTPLSDLGIRQAEYTAKAIAKEGVSAIYSSDLQRAVQTAEKLAEIAGLPIIATPAFRERHVGVLEGLTFDESKEHHPDDYYALVNRSVHHVIKDGESYRQLLSRSTGELWNILRRHEGGRIAVFSHTGAICFMTLHLMGAIRRDTKQTPWLVTANCGVNRFEIRGRRNVRVLALNDTRHLNELTGYDSFAAR; translated from the coding sequence GTGGCCGTAACCAGACTCTATCTAATCAGACACGGACAATCGGCCGGCAACGCCGAGGGGCGGTTTGGCGGACACGGCCCGACACCACTTTCCGATCTCGGCATACGCCAAGCAGAGTACACAGCAAAAGCGATCGCGAAGGAGGGCGTTTCGGCGATCTATTCGAGCGACCTTCAGCGAGCTGTGCAGACCGCAGAAAAACTTGCCGAGATCGCCGGATTGCCAATTATTGCGACCCCTGCCTTTCGCGAACGTCACGTTGGTGTGCTTGAGGGACTTACCTTTGACGAATCGAAGGAACATCACCCGGACGATTACTACGCGCTCGTAAACCGTAGTGTCCACCATGTGATCAAAGATGGCGAAAGCTATCGGCAGTTGCTGAGCCGCTCGACCGGCGAATTATGGAACATCCTCCGTCGGCACGAAGGCGGCCGGATCGCGGTTTTTTCTCATACTGGCGCAATTTGCTTTATGACGCTGCATTTAATGGGAGCGATCCGCCGCGATACAAAACAAACGCCATGGCTCGTGACGGCAAATTGCGGCGTCAACCGGTTCGAGATCCGCGGCAGACGCAACGTCCGGGTCCTCGCGTTGAACGACACGCGTCATCTTAACGAACTTACCGGCTACGACAGTTTTGCTGCCCGCTAG
- the prfA gene encoding peptide chain release factor 1, with amino-acid sequence MFEKLAQIEKNYEELTAQISSPEFMNDMSAYAKLMKQHRSLGEIVDKYREVKKLREDLQGARDLAESAEDEEMKEMAWGEVAEIEAKLPDAEEALKVLLLPKDPNDEKNVILEIRAGTGGDEATLFAAEILRMYARYAERQGWKMEIMDAADTGVGGIKEAFAMIEGENVYSKLRFESGVHRVQRVPQTETSGRIHTSAITVAVLPEAEEVDIQINQNDLRVDTFCSSGPGGQSVNTTYSAVRLTHLPTGLVVSMQDEKSQIKNREKAMRVLRARLQEIEEQKQHDAQSAERKSMVGSGDRSEKIRTYNFKENRVTDHRIGLTVHQLDLVMEGQLDEFIDALRTHFQTEKLKAEGTSG; translated from the coding sequence ATGTTTGAAAAACTTGCTCAAATCGAAAAGAACTACGAAGAACTGACCGCTCAGATCTCATCTCCGGAGTTCATGAACGATATGTCAGCCTATGCGAAGTTGATGAAACAGCATCGCAGTTTGGGTGAGATCGTCGATAAATATCGTGAGGTCAAGAAGCTTCGAGAAGACCTTCAAGGTGCACGGGATCTGGCCGAATCGGCCGAAGATGAGGAGATGAAAGAAATGGCGTGGGGTGAGGTTGCCGAGATCGAGGCGAAACTCCCTGATGCCGAGGAGGCTTTGAAAGTACTCCTACTTCCAAAGGACCCGAATGACGAAAAGAACGTCATCCTTGAGATCCGGGCCGGCACAGGCGGTGATGAAGCGACATTGTTCGCTGCTGAAATACTCCGGATGTACGCCCGGTATGCTGAACGACAGGGCTGGAAAATGGAGATCATGGACGCTGCCGACACTGGCGTTGGCGGCATTAAAGAAGCATTTGCGATGATCGAAGGCGAAAACGTCTATTCGAAACTACGATTCGAATCGGGAGTTCATCGTGTCCAGCGTGTGCCGCAGACCGAAACGAGCGGCAGAATACATACGTCCGCCATCACTGTAGCTGTATTGCCCGAGGCCGAAGAGGTCGATATTCAGATAAATCAAAACGATCTTCGGGTCGATACTTTTTGTTCTTCGGGCCCGGGCGGCCAATCGGTGAATACGACATATTCGGCGGTTCGCTTGACCCATTTGCCTACTGGTTTGGTCGTATCGATGCAGGACGAGAAATCGCAGATCAAGAACCGTGAAAAAGCCATGCGCGTCCTGCGTGCCCGTTTACAGGAGATCGAGGAACAGAAACAGCACGACGCTCAATCAGCTGAACGAAAATCGATGGTCGGCAGCGGTGACCGGTCCGAAAAGATACGAACATACAACTTCAAGGAAAATCGTGTCACCGATCACCGTATCGGTCTGACCGTCCATCAGCTTGATCTTGTAATGGAAGGCCAACTCGATGAGTTCATCGATGCTCTTCGTACGCACTTTCAAACTGAGAAGCTAAAGGCCGAAGGAACATCCGGCTGA
- a CDS encoding DUF1385 domain-containing protein → MRSSRKLRFLHTVFAMERDLIVGGQAVMEGVMMRTPSAYAIACRKSDGSIVTTAEKLPKWSDKYKWLNIPVIRGGATLIQTMALGIKALNFSAKVYEDDQKAKEEISRDRTGELESVLIDGTLDESFSKAPVKVIMPTGTKPATSGQSASAIGSIIFALAFNILLFVVAPLLLTNIAFIWLGWAEAPLLAADASWWRNAAAYIWETKPHSWVAFNLIDGVIRMIFFVIMIYSMSFLKDIRRVFEYHGAEHKTVFTWEKGLALTVANAKPQRRQHPRCGTSFLMVVMLVAIVLFSVIKFDALWMNLAVRIALMPLVAGLSYEVIRYAAKKESGAIFKFMTLPGIWLQNITTQEPDGEQLEVAIEALNESLKLEPHTV, encoded by the coding sequence ATGAGATCGTCTCGGAAACTTCGATTTCTTCACACGGTTTTTGCAATGGAGCGCGACCTGATAGTCGGCGGGCAAGCGGTCATGGAAGGGGTGATGATGCGGACGCCCTCGGCTTATGCGATCGCGTGTCGAAAGTCAGATGGTTCGATCGTCACAACGGCCGAAAAGCTGCCGAAATGGAGCGATAAGTACAAGTGGCTGAACATACCTGTCATTCGAGGCGGAGCGACTTTGATCCAAACAATGGCATTGGGCATAAAGGCCCTGAACTTTTCTGCGAAGGTCTATGAAGACGATCAGAAAGCAAAGGAAGAAATCTCAAGAGACCGCACCGGCGAGCTTGAATCGGTACTGATCGATGGAACGCTCGACGAGTCTTTTTCGAAAGCCCCTGTAAAGGTGATAATGCCGACGGGCACCAAACCCGCGACCAGCGGACAATCGGCCAGCGCGATCGGATCGATAATTTTTGCTCTGGCGTTCAATATCTTGCTCTTCGTTGTCGCGCCGTTGCTTCTAACCAACATTGCGTTCATCTGGCTAGGCTGGGCCGAAGCACCGCTGTTAGCGGCCGATGCAAGTTGGTGGCGGAATGCTGCGGCCTATATTTGGGAGACCAAGCCGCATTCCTGGGTTGCATTCAATCTCATCGACGGCGTTATTCGAATGATCTTTTTTGTGATCATGATCTATTCGATGTCGTTCCTGAAAGACATTCGACGGGTTTTCGAATATCACGGTGCCGAGCACAAAACCGTGTTTACGTGGGAAAAAGGCCTTGCGCTGACCGTCGCCAACGCGAAACCGCAGAGGCGGCAGCATCCCCGGTGTGGCACTTCGTTCCTTATGGTCGTGATGCTCGTCGCGATCGTCCTGTTTTCGGTGATCAAATTTGATGCCCTTTGGATGAATCTCGCGGTCAGGATCGCGTTAATGCCCCTGGTTGCGGGACTTTCCTATGAAGTGATCAGATACGCGGCCAAGAAAGAATCGGGTGCGATCTTTAAGTTCATGACGCTGCCGGGCATTTGGCTCCAGAACATCACGACGCAGGAACCCGACGGCGAACAATTGGAAGTCGCGATCGAGGCTTTGAACGAATCGCTCAAACTCGAGCCCCATACCGTTTGA
- the rpmE gene encoding 50S ribosomal protein L31, which yields MKAEIHPNYQEITVACACGHSFKTRSTMGEELHIEICSECHPFFTGKQKLVDTAGRVDRFNKRYARGAQATK from the coding sequence ATGAAAGCTGAAATTCATCCGAACTATCAAGAGATCACCGTTGCATGTGCATGCGGCCATTCGTTCAAAACGCGGTCGACAATGGGCGAAGAGCTGCACATAGAAATTTGCTCGGAGTGCCATCCGTTCTTTACCGGCAAACAAAAGCTGGTTGATACGGCCGGACGCGTTGACCGTTTCAACAAGCGATACGCTCGGGGTGCTCAAGCAACAAAATAG
- a CDS encoding SAM-dependent methyltransferase, with protein sequence MAEDIQKFIDELTGSLASGDFIKLTLSNYKGTSDQLQKILARMVETKRGKRVLVRIKFTNKEVTKNFETAEAVPVLIDHLRSGCRSAHLFTAKNDIQLTIGKRNSRARVGRPTLLPSSYLVHDRPKTTIVNPDAYYLKALGITTDSGEVRAQNKDKWKQINKFVEIVDGLYERSSLRGRSDFTVVDMGSGKGYLTFALYDHFRNRKGVRPTITGIETRQDLTDLCNEVAEAGGYDGLSFVQGTINDVSVNNADILIALHACDTATDDALFKAITIGSEIIVVAPCCHHEVKQQMKAPALFNEMLKHGVLHERTAETVTDGVRSMLLESRGYKTKLFEFVSSEHTPKNNLLVAVNSGRTNVYESIERQVATILEEFGITHQRLFDRLRFSAQAQ encoded by the coding sequence GTGGCCGAAGACATTCAGAAATTCATCGACGAACTGACGGGCAGCCTTGCCTCGGGCGATTTTATTAAGCTTACACTCAGTAATTATAAGGGCACGAGTGACCAACTGCAAAAGATCCTCGCGCGAATGGTGGAGACGAAACGCGGGAAGCGCGTGTTGGTGCGGATCAAGTTCACAAATAAGGAAGTCACGAAGAACTTTGAAACGGCAGAAGCGGTACCTGTCCTTATCGATCACCTGCGATCCGGGTGCCGGAGCGCCCACCTTTTCACCGCAAAGAACGATATTCAATTGACCATCGGGAAACGAAATTCTCGAGCAAGGGTTGGGAGGCCGACATTGCTTCCGTCTTCCTACCTGGTTCATGACCGTCCCAAGACCACGATCGTCAACCCCGATGCTTACTATCTCAAGGCTTTGGGCATCACCACCGACAGCGGTGAGGTCCGGGCGCAGAATAAAGACAAGTGGAAGCAGATAAATAAGTTCGTCGAGATCGTCGATGGGCTGTACGAACGTTCTAGCCTGCGCGGCCGATCCGACTTTACGGTCGTCGATATGGGCTCAGGGAAGGGATATCTCACGTTTGCCCTCTATGATCATTTTCGCAACAGGAAAGGGGTAAGGCCCACCATCACCGGTATTGAGACGCGTCAAGATCTGACCGACCTTTGCAATGAGGTGGCAGAGGCAGGCGGCTACGACGGATTGAGTTTTGTTCAAGGAACGATCAACGATGTTTCGGTCAACAATGCCGATATCCTTATCGCCCTGCATGCCTGCGATACCGCTACTGACGATGCCTTGTTCAAAGCGATAACTATCGGCTCCGAGATCATCGTTGTCGCACCGTGCTGCCACCACGAAGTAAAACAGCAGATGAAGGCGCCGGCCCTTTTCAACGAGATGCTTAAACATGGCGTCTTACATGAAAGAACCGCTGAGACCGTTACAGACGGTGTTCGTTCGATGCTTTTGGAATCTCGCGGCTACAAAACTAAGCTGTTCGAGTTCGTCTCAAGCGAACACACGCCGAAGAATAACCTGCTCGTTGCCGTTAATTCGGGGAGAACCAACGTCTACGAAAGCATTGAACGCCAGGTTGCGACGATCTTAGAAGAATTCGGTATCACACATCAGAGGCTCTTCGACCGGCTTCGATTTTCGGCTCAAGCTCAATAA
- a CDS encoding VOC family protein produces MKNLFHLAFPVHDLNAARRFYGGILECKEGRSSDSWIDFDLYGHQIVTHLAPESVGIRAVNDVDADHVPVPHFGIVLPMDDWKALSEKLRAKGVEFVIEPKIRFAGEVGEQATMFFLDPSGNALEFKGFNDLSTVFAK; encoded by the coding sequence ATGAAAAATTTGTTTCACCTCGCCTTTCCGGTTCATGATCTTAATGCCGCCCGTCGGTTTTATGGAGGCATACTCGAGTGTAAAGAAGGACGAAGCTCGGATAGCTGGATCGATTTTGATCTATACGGCCATCAGATCGTGACGCATTTGGCTCCGGAATCGGTCGGGATCAGGGCCGTCAATGACGTCGATGCCGACCACGTTCCGGTGCCCCATTTTGGCATCGTCCTTCCGATGGATGATTGGAAGGCGCTATCCGAAAAGCTGCGAGCGAAGGGTGTCGAGTTCGTCATTGAGCCAAAGATCAGATTCGCAGGTGAGGTCGGTGAACAGGCAACGATGTTCTTTCTTGACCCAAGCGGAAATGCCTTGGAATTCAAGGGATTTAACGATCTTTCTACGGTTTTTGCGAAATAG